From a region of the Vaginimicrobium propionicum genome:
- the rph gene encoding ribonuclease PH, with product MSDFQREDGRALDQLREVKFSRGWLDHAEGSVLVEFGRTRVLVAASVEEGVPRWRKGSGLGWVTSEYEMLPRATNTRNSRESRKGKVGGRTHEISRLIGRSLRAVIDYQALGENTILIDADVLQADGGTRTASVTGAYIALHDAVEWMRSQNLLAGEPLTGSVSAISVGIVNGVEMLDLAYVEDSVADVDMNIVCTGDGKFVEIQGTAEHIPFDHEQLNRLLELGGQGCAELARLQKVALGL from the coding sequence GTGAGTGATTTTCAAAGAGAAGATGGTAGGGCACTAGATCAGCTTCGTGAGGTGAAGTTCAGTCGCGGTTGGCTGGATCACGCTGAAGGCTCGGTGCTTGTCGAGTTTGGCCGCACCAGGGTTTTGGTGGCTGCAAGCGTTGAAGAGGGCGTGCCTAGATGGCGTAAAGGTTCGGGGCTGGGCTGGGTGACCAGCGAGTATGAGATGTTGCCGCGCGCCACTAATACCCGCAACTCCAGGGAGTCTCGCAAAGGCAAAGTGGGTGGTCGTACCCATGAGATCTCCAGGCTTATCGGGCGTAGTTTGCGGGCCGTTATTGATTACCAAGCTCTTGGCGAGAACACGATTCTTATTGATGCTGACGTGCTGCAGGCTGACGGCGGTACCAGAACTGCATCAGTAACAGGAGCATATATCGCTCTCCATGACGCCGTGGAGTGGATGCGCAGCCAAAATCTGCTTGCCGGTGAGCCACTAACCGGCTCAGTTTCAGCGATTTCGGTTGGTATCGTCAACGGCGTAGAAATGCTCGACCTGGCATATGTTGAAGATTCGGTTGCTGACGTGGATATGAATATTGTCTGCACTGGTGATGGAAAGTTTGTGGAAATTCAAGGCACTGCCGAACACATTCCGTTTGACCACGAGCAGTTAAATAGGTTGCTTGAGCTTGGTGGCCAGGGTTGCGCCGAGTTAGCCAGATTGCAGAAGGTGGCGCTTGGGTTGTGA
- the murI gene encoding glutamate racemase — translation MRLELTNVDLNAPIGIFDSGFGGLTVARAVVDLLPDENIIYLGDTARAPYGPRPIAQVREFALEGLDWLHEQGVKALVIACNSASSAVIRDARERYDVPVIEVIMPASQKAAATTRNSRIGIISTQATYNSRAYYDALGATSVKIYSQVCPRFVEFVENARTSGKEVMTTAEDYLAPLKAADIDTLILGCTHYPLLSGVISYVMGEGVNLVSSSDECARATFAKLTARELLRTENAETTRRFVTTGDPARFQGLGARLMGGFVADVEQIHF, via the coding sequence GTGAGACTAGAGTTAACCAACGTGGATCTCAACGCTCCTATCGGGATATTCGACTCAGGTTTTGGTGGGTTGACCGTGGCTCGGGCAGTTGTTGATTTATTGCCTGATGAGAACATCATTTATCTAGGTGATACTGCGAGGGCTCCCTATGGGCCAAGGCCTATAGCTCAAGTGCGTGAGTTTGCCCTCGAAGGCCTTGATTGGCTCCATGAGCAAGGCGTTAAAGCCCTAGTCATAGCGTGCAATTCAGCCTCATCGGCAGTGATTAGAGATGCCCGAGAACGCTATGATGTGCCGGTTATCGAAGTGATCATGCCCGCTAGCCAAAAAGCGGCTGCCACAACTCGAAATAGCAGAATAGGAATTATTTCCACCCAAGCCACTTACAACAGTCGAGCCTATTACGACGCGCTGGGGGCGACATCGGTGAAGATTTATAGCCAAGTTTGCCCAAGGTTCGTTGAATTCGTCGAGAATGCTAGAACCAGTGGCAAAGAGGTTATGACAACAGCAGAAGACTACCTCGCCCCACTTAAAGCGGCGGATATAGATACATTGATTTTGGGTTGCACCCATTACCCGTTGCTATCTGGCGTTATCAGCTATGTAATGGGTGAGGGGGTTAATCTAGTTTCCAGCTCAGACGAGTGCGCCAGAGCCACTTTTGCTAAATTGACCGCCCGGGAGCTGCTACGTACCGAAAATGCCGAGACGACTAGGCGCTTCGTCACTACCGGCGACCCTGCCCGGTTTCAAGGGTTAGGCGCAAGACTGATGGGTGGATTCGTTGCTGATGTTGAACAAATCCATTTTTAG
- a CDS encoding DUF2017 family protein, which yields MQTFRRCKQGLECNFESTEVELIRGLLLQLIELLLDAGMPCANAGVHFEIREEKSECNRTCPCREENEDELLSRLERELNNDIQPLDPDFYNFSDPVLRRLFPNAYNDDPRSNHDFHRFTASSLLDDKVTCAKAMLHDLAACLVEGGKCTIRVNHIAGWLKSLTNLRLALATRLSIAGLDDEDRLSQLPAKNPKSFALDIYQWLGYVQESLLDALE from the coding sequence ATGCAAACTTTCCGGCGTTGCAAACAGGGTTTGGAGTGCAATTTTGAATCCACAGAGGTTGAACTAATCCGGGGATTGTTGTTGCAGTTAATTGAATTGCTCTTGGACGCTGGAATGCCGTGCGCTAATGCTGGCGTACATTTTGAGATTCGTGAAGAAAAAAGTGAATGTAATCGCACATGTCCGTGCCGCGAAGAGAACGAAGATGAGTTGTTATCCAGGTTGGAGCGCGAACTAAATAACGATATTCAACCCCTAGATCCTGATTTTTATAATTTCTCTGACCCGGTGTTGCGCCGGCTGTTTCCAAACGCCTATAACGATGATCCAAGGTCTAATCACGATTTCCACCGGTTCACTGCATCATCCCTATTGGACGATAAAGTTACCTGCGCAAAGGCTATGCTTCACGATTTGGCTGCATGTTTAGTGGAAGGCGGGAAATGCACTATTCGGGTAAATCACATCGCGGGATGGCTGAAATCCTTGACGAATTTGCGATTAGCCCTGGCGACTCGCCTGTCTATTGCTGGCTTAGACGATGAGGATCGGCTATCCCAGCTGCCAGCCAAAAACCCTAAATCTTTCGCTCTCGACATTTACCAGTGGTTAGGTTACGTCCAAGAGTCCCTACTGGATGCGCTCGAGTGA
- the clpS gene encoding ATP-dependent Clp protease adapter ClpS yields MSSQQVTVQGLEQQQPSLLNDELWVTIVWDDPVNLVSYVTHVFCRYFGYDRVKSERLMMQVHMEGKAIVSSGAREAMERDVAAMHEFGLLATLTRGA; encoded by the coding sequence ATGTCTAGTCAGCAAGTCACGGTGCAAGGCCTTGAACAGCAACAGCCCAGCTTGCTTAATGACGAGCTGTGGGTGACTATCGTCTGGGATGATCCGGTAAATTTAGTGAGTTATGTCACCCATGTTTTTTGCCGTTATTTTGGCTATGACCGGGTTAAATCTGAGCGGTTGATGATGCAAGTGCACATGGAGGGTAAAGCAATCGTCAGCTCTGGTGCGCGCGAGGCGATGGAGCGTGATGTGGCAGCAATGCATGAATTCGGGCTGTTAGCCACCCTAACGAGGGGTGCTTGA
- a CDS encoding nicotinate phosphoribosyltransferase, producing the protein MTSTALLTDMYELTMIMAAREAGVADRQCTFELFPRRLPEGRSYGVVAGVGRAMEALANFTFSSAEIQFLTENKVIDEPCAQWLSEYRFSGNIYGYPEGELFFSGSPLLVVEGSFQEAVVLETLLLSIYNYDSAVASAASRMTLAAQGRPVIEMGSRRIQEWAAVAAARAAWIAGFASTSNLEAGRTWNIPVGGTAAHAFTLLFDSEEAAFQAQLKAMGKGTTLLVDTYDVDEAIRSAIRLTNGQLGAIRIDSGDLNTEVIRVRKLLDSLGAKDTRIIVTSDLDEYQIAALRGAPVDGFGVGTSVVIGSGHPTCGMVYKMVARSNSSNPDDQQMPVYKKSMNKKTIGGRKYAMRQIDDHGRAEAEVIGVGVEPRVDSNDRILMVDLVRNGKIVYHEPLQSARERHERAREELPSKARKISRAEQAIPTVILDEQYNVRRNPYLDGQPPANL; encoded by the coding sequence ATGACTTCAACAGCTTTGCTGACTGATATGTATGAGTTGACGATGATTATGGCCGCCCGCGAGGCTGGCGTCGCTGATAGGCAGTGCACTTTCGAGCTTTTCCCGAGAAGGTTGCCGGAAGGACGCAGTTACGGGGTGGTGGCCGGTGTTGGTAGAGCTATGGAAGCCCTAGCAAACTTCACCTTTTCATCTGCCGAAATCCAATTCTTAACCGAAAACAAAGTGATCGACGAGCCGTGCGCACAATGGCTATCTGAGTACCGTTTTTCTGGGAATATTTACGGCTATCCAGAAGGTGAATTGTTCTTTTCCGGATCACCATTATTGGTTGTTGAAGGTAGCTTTCAAGAGGCCGTAGTACTAGAAACATTGCTGTTGTCGATCTATAACTATGATTCTGCGGTTGCCTCGGCAGCATCCAGAATGACTTTGGCAGCTCAAGGGCGTCCCGTTATTGAGATGGGTAGCAGACGCATCCAGGAATGGGCTGCTGTCGCCGCAGCTAGAGCAGCCTGGATCGCTGGTTTCGCGTCCACTTCAAACCTAGAGGCTGGAAGAACTTGGAATATCCCTGTCGGGGGAACTGCAGCTCACGCTTTCACCTTGCTATTTGATTCCGAAGAAGCAGCTTTTCAAGCCCAACTGAAAGCGATGGGAAAAGGCACGACGCTATTGGTAGATACCTATGATGTAGACGAGGCTATTCGTAGCGCTATCAGGCTAACTAATGGCCAATTGGGTGCTATTCGCATTGACTCAGGCGATCTTAATACTGAGGTAATTCGAGTTCGTAAACTACTAGATAGCCTAGGCGCTAAAGACACGCGTATTATCGTCACCTCTGACTTGGACGAGTACCAAATTGCTGCCCTGCGTGGTGCTCCAGTCGACGGCTTCGGGGTGGGCACCTCAGTAGTTATCGGCTCTGGTCACCCCACCTGCGGCATGGTCTACAAGATGGTAGCTAGGTCTAATTCATCCAATCCGGATGACCAGCAGATGCCGGTTTACAAGAAATCAATGAATAAGAAAACCATTGGTGGACGCAAATATGCCATGCGCCAAATTGATGACCACGGTCGCGCCGAAGCGGAAGTCATTGGGGTTGGAGTAGAACCGAGAGTCGATTCTAATGATCGAATATTGATGGTAGATCTGGTGCGAAATGGCAAGATTGTTTATCACGAACCATTGCAGTCGGCTCGCGAGCGTCACGAACGCGCACGAGAAGAGTTACCGTCCAAAGCGCGCAAAATAAGCCGCGCTGAACAAGCGATTCCAACAGTTATTTTGGACGAGCAATATAACGTACGCCGCAACCCATACTTGGATGGGCAACCGCCAGCCAACCTCTAA
- the malQ gene encoding 4-alpha-glucanotransferase, translated as MAVQGSLKHLAEAMNIATEFWDWKGNHLDVSEATVVKVLAALGIDASSEQAIESALMDLELKPFRRTLPPVVIARQGTTCTFDAHVLHTHPAQVTLRLEQGGVRQVRQVENFTAPREIDGQLVGEASFEIPCDLPLGYHRIELVSDDRTADSTLIVTPNYLRLPESMGEGRIWGLAAQLYSVRSHDSWGVGDLTDLSDLAIWSATQLDADYVLVNPLHASCARAPMDASPYLPSSRLFVNPMYIRPELVVEYALLDEHERDQIDVLRGDLADSLIGKELIERDESWSAKKQALKILYRGGRRPSRQMAFDEFRRTQGRRLRDFATWCVLCEYYGNDWRCWPEEFQRPTSPQVDDFRVAHLEEVMFEEWLQWIAQDQLSNTQQAAIDAGMSLGVITDLAVGVSGASADTWMMRDTYAMGVTVGAPPDNYNQLGQDWGQPPWRPDRLADTAYAPFRQMVRTAMSHSGGVRIDHILGMFRLWWIPEGQSAAEGTYVRYDHEAMIGIIALEAERAAGIVIGEDLGTVEPWVRDYLSSRGILGTSVLWFENGSDANPLPPQNWRALCMGSVTTHDLPPTSGYLAKVHVKLRNDLGLLTESLAHEESVADQEINRWIANLNKLGLLREDSTDPVENIVLALHRFLMLTPARVLNVALVDAVGDMRIQNQPGTWKQYPNWCVPLSDPVGNPVFLEDIFGMSRPMRLAAVMNEWSMVPLPWQRHVEAH; from the coding sequence ATGGCTGTTCAAGGTTCACTGAAGCACCTGGCCGAAGCGATGAACATCGCCACCGAATTTTGGGACTGGAAAGGCAACCACCTAGACGTTTCTGAGGCTACTGTCGTCAAAGTGCTGGCTGCCTTAGGCATTGACGCAAGCAGTGAGCAAGCCATTGAGTCTGCTCTGATGGATCTGGAATTAAAACCGTTCAGGCGCACATTGCCGCCGGTAGTTATCGCTAGACAAGGCACGACATGCACTTTTGATGCTCACGTGCTGCACACTCACCCCGCACAAGTGACTTTGCGTTTAGAGCAGGGCGGAGTTCGCCAGGTTCGTCAAGTGGAAAACTTTACTGCTCCTCGCGAGATTGATGGGCAGCTAGTCGGTGAAGCAAGTTTTGAAATCCCGTGCGATCTGCCGCTGGGATATCACCGCATTGAGCTGGTTTCTGATGACCGCACCGCAGACTCCACCTTGATAGTTACCCCTAATTATTTGCGTCTTCCCGAATCCATGGGTGAGGGTCGGATATGGGGGCTAGCAGCTCAGCTGTATTCGGTGCGTTCCCACGATTCATGGGGAGTCGGTGACCTTACCGATTTAAGTGATTTAGCTATCTGGTCAGCCACTCAATTGGACGCTGACTACGTGCTGGTGAACCCGCTCCATGCCTCCTGTGCGCGTGCGCCGATGGATGCGTCACCTTACTTGCCCAGTTCCAGGCTTTTCGTAAACCCGATGTACATCCGTCCGGAATTAGTTGTTGAATATGCGCTATTAGACGAGCATGAACGTGACCAGATAGATGTTTTACGGGGTGATTTGGCTGACAGTTTAATCGGTAAAGAACTAATCGAAAGAGACGAGTCTTGGTCAGCCAAGAAGCAGGCACTGAAAATTCTTTACCGAGGGGGTCGCCGTCCTTCCCGACAAATGGCTTTCGACGAATTTCGTCGTACGCAAGGGCGTAGGTTGCGTGATTTTGCTACTTGGTGCGTGCTTTGTGAATACTACGGCAATGATTGGCGTTGTTGGCCGGAAGAATTCCAGCGTCCAACATCGCCGCAAGTTGATGATTTCAGGGTTGCCCACCTAGAAGAAGTGATGTTCGAAGAGTGGCTGCAATGGATTGCCCAAGATCAATTATCAAATACTCAACAGGCAGCCATCGACGCTGGAATGTCTCTGGGCGTTATTACTGACTTGGCAGTGGGTGTTTCTGGGGCAAGTGCAGATACTTGGATGATGCGTGACACCTACGCTATGGGTGTCACCGTCGGGGCTCCGCCGGATAACTATAACCAGCTAGGGCAGGATTGGGGGCAGCCGCCGTGGCGTCCAGATCGGTTGGCGGATACTGCCTATGCGCCGTTCAGACAGATGGTACGCACCGCGATGAGTCACTCGGGTGGAGTACGTATCGACCATATCCTCGGAATGTTTAGGCTGTGGTGGATTCCTGAGGGTCAAAGTGCTGCTGAAGGCACCTATGTGCGTTATGACCATGAAGCCATGATTGGGATTATTGCCCTAGAAGCCGAACGAGCTGCAGGCATTGTCATCGGTGAAGATTTAGGTACTGTGGAGCCTTGGGTGCGCGACTACCTGAGTAGTCGAGGTATTCTCGGCACCTCAGTTTTGTGGTTTGAAAACGGCAGTGACGCTAATCCGCTGCCACCGCAAAACTGGCGGGCACTATGTATGGGTTCGGTAACTACCCATGATCTGCCTCCAACTAGCGGTTATTTGGCGAAAGTTCACGTCAAATTGCGCAATGATTTAGGGCTGCTAACTGAATCATTGGCTCATGAGGAGTCGGTGGCAGACCAAGAAATAAATCGCTGGATAGCTAACCTCAATAAGCTCGGTTTACTGCGCGAAGATTCTACTGACCCGGTGGAAAATATTGTGCTTGCTTTGCACAGATTCTTGATGCTGACACCCGCCAGGGTATTAAACGTGGCGCTAGTGGACGCTGTGGGGGATATGCGCATCCAGAATCAGCCAGGTACTTGGAAGCAATACCCGAACTGGTGCGTGCCGTTATCGGATCCGGTCGGCAATCCGGTGTTTTTAGAGGATATTTTCGGCATGAGCCGCCCAATGCGCTTAGCGGCAGTGATGAACGAATGGTCAATGGTGCCGCTGCCGTGGCAGCGACACGTTGAGGCTCACTAG
- a CDS encoding DUF3039 domain-containing protein: MAPGSQTVLDERTQAEQFEDGDAERFSHYVPKNKLMEAMVNGTPVIALCGKVWVPSRNPEKFPVCPVCKEIWQQMNPGENDKN; the protein is encoded by the coding sequence ATGGCACCTGGTTCCCAAACTGTTTTAGATGAACGCACCCAAGCGGAGCAGTTCGAAGATGGCGACGCGGAACGTTTCAGCCACTATGTTCCTAAAAATAAATTAATGGAAGCAATGGTCAACGGAACGCCAGTCATAGCTCTGTGCGGCAAAGTATGGGTTCCTAGTCGAAACCCCGAGAAATTTCCTGTTTGCCCAGTCTGTAAAGAAATATGGCAGCAAATGAATCCAGGCGAGAACGACAAGAATTAG
- a CDS encoding glutamyl-tRNA reductase: protein MPVIQLGVTHRNVSNAELAKLNEAADPLLSLLNTDSAISGAILLATCNRFEIYVDAKNLHPGVEIVRQGLAKVTDDSEPIAQNLQVRSGQLAVQHLFEVTCGLDAVVVGENEVAGQVRRALTAYSQTANSRLTRLFQAALTTSKTVANNTRLGANGRSLASVGLDLVDQRHAGVAGRKTLVLGTGDYAGVVVAELTRRRAEDIRVYSASGRSRAFADSHPQVKAVEEKDFNAALSWADLIVCCSGSSTPLITVEQLNNINFDQILPIIDLALSGDVEKSVRYLDQVAVIDLDEIAANVDPRQAEATEQAKRIVKTSAETFTHAEQGRKADPAVIAIRSYVSQIIDNEIAEATRHHSPETSAEIARSLRRASNSLLHTPCVRANEWARNGDIDTFENALNTVFGIEVEVS from the coding sequence GTGCCAGTAATTCAGTTAGGCGTGACGCACCGCAATGTCAGCAACGCTGAACTAGCTAAGCTGAACGAAGCCGCTGACCCCTTACTATCCTTGTTGAATACCGACAGCGCAATCAGCGGAGCGATTCTGCTGGCAACGTGTAACCGCTTCGAGATTTATGTTGACGCCAAGAATTTACATCCGGGTGTAGAGATAGTGCGGCAGGGTTTGGCAAAGGTAACTGACGATAGTGAGCCCATCGCCCAGAATCTTCAAGTACGCAGTGGGCAGTTAGCCGTCCAACATTTATTTGAGGTCACCTGCGGACTAGATGCCGTGGTGGTTGGCGAAAATGAGGTTGCTGGGCAAGTTAGGCGCGCTCTAACCGCCTATTCGCAAACCGCAAACTCGCGTCTTACTAGGCTTTTTCAAGCAGCATTGACGACGTCTAAGACTGTCGCTAACAACACTCGCCTAGGAGCCAATGGCCGCTCTTTAGCGTCCGTAGGTTTAGATTTGGTCGATCAACGTCATGCAGGGGTAGCAGGACGCAAAACCTTAGTGCTAGGCACCGGCGATTACGCTGGCGTAGTGGTAGCTGAGTTGACTCGCCGTCGCGCAGAGGATATCCGAGTTTATTCTGCCAGCGGACGTTCACGAGCTTTCGCTGATTCCCACCCACAAGTGAAAGCCGTAGAAGAAAAAGATTTTAATGCCGCCCTCTCGTGGGCTGACCTCATCGTTTGTTGCTCTGGCAGCTCAACTCCGTTAATTACCGTCGAACAATTAAACAACATTAATTTTGACCAGATTCTGCCAATCATCGACTTAGCGTTAAGCGGGGACGTTGAGAAAAGCGTCAGATATCTTGATCAGGTTGCGGTAATTGATCTAGACGAGATCGCTGCGAATGTTGATCCGAGACAAGCTGAGGCAACCGAGCAGGCTAAACGAATAGTTAAGACAAGCGCTGAAACTTTCACCCATGCAGAACAGGGACGCAAAGCTGACCCTGCAGTGATCGCTATCCGCTCTTATGTGTCACAAATTATCGATAACGAGATTGCGGAAGCCACGCGCCATCACAGCCCGGAAACCAGCGCCGAGATTGCCCGCTCGCTAAGAAGGGCGTCCAATTCTTTACTTCACACCCCCTGCGTGCGCGCAAATGAATGGGCGCGCAATGGCGATATCGATACTTTCGAGAATGCCCTGAACACAGTTTTTGGGATCGAAGTCGAGGTGAGCTAG
- the hemC gene encoding hydroxymethylbilane synthase encodes MYRLGTRGSRLARTQSQWVGDQLTALGQKVELAIITTAGDNQSVPLNKFARPGAFVAALQEAVLDKRCDLAVHSFKDLPSAQVSGLVLAAVPQRASNRDILITPDGFQISELPRGARIGTSSPRRVKALQRLRPDLNFTALRGNVETRIRAAMEGRVDGVVLAQAGLERLGLLTDQMRPIDFSVLLPAPAQGALAVECRVNDPIGEVIAKINDTKTRICVQAERAVLAGVDAACTTAVGAHAYLQEADTLCLEADLADWLGVDYARTSESTRLGDNPLADAKALGIRVAETLLASAK; translated from the coding sequence ATGTATCGACTAGGGACAAGAGGCAGTCGACTGGCACGCACCCAATCTCAATGGGTGGGCGACCAGCTAACCGCTTTGGGACAAAAGGTTGAGCTGGCAATAATCACTACTGCCGGTGACAACCAATCAGTTCCACTAAATAAATTTGCGCGACCAGGCGCTTTTGTCGCTGCTCTCCAAGAAGCCGTGCTAGATAAGCGCTGCGATCTGGCTGTTCACTCATTCAAAGATTTGCCCTCAGCCCAAGTTAGTGGGCTAGTTTTAGCTGCTGTGCCGCAGCGAGCCTCTAACCGCGACATATTAATCACTCCAGATGGTTTTCAGATCTCTGAATTACCACGTGGGGCGAGGATCGGAACTTCTTCTCCGAGGCGAGTAAAAGCCTTGCAGCGGCTTCGCCCAGATCTTAATTTCACGGCTTTACGCGGTAATGTTGAAACCCGCATTCGTGCCGCTATGGAGGGCCGGGTAGACGGTGTTGTTTTGGCTCAGGCTGGTTTAGAAAGACTAGGTTTATTGACCGATCAGATGCGTCCAATCGACTTTTCTGTGTTGTTGCCGGCACCTGCTCAAGGGGCATTAGCTGTGGAATGTCGCGTTAATGACCCAATTGGCGAAGTCATAGCCAAAATTAATGACACAAAAACTCGCATTTGTGTTCAGGCCGAGCGAGCCGTCCTAGCTGGGGTTGATGCCGCATGTACTACCGCTGTTGGAGCGCACGCATATCTTCAAGAAGCCGACACGCTCTGTCTAGAAGCAGATTTGGCTGATTGGCTCGGAGTGGACTATGCGCGGACATCTGAGTCCACTCGGTTGGGTGACAATCCCCTAGCCGACGCCAAGGCACTTGGAATAAGAGTGGCTGAAACTCTGTTAGCGAGCGCGAAATGA
- the hemE gene encoding uroporphyrinogen decarboxylase: MVTGLTRNSLVIRNYLGEYTRTRPVWFMRQAGRSLPEYRAIREGTKMLDSCLDPQLAAEITLQPVRRHGVDAAILFSDIVVPVRLAGVPITIEPGVGPVCATPIRSAKDVDRLPELDPQMVAPVAEAARICVSELGATPLIGFAGAPFTVASYLVEGRPSRGLPITRQLMRDDPKTWHRLLSWVARCTTIFLREQAKAGASALQLFDSWAGRLSVAEYREFSLPHSAEVLEGVADLGLPRVHFGTCTRDLLVDMHAAGADVIGVASDIGLATANELLGAQVPLQGNINPHLLTGGWERLAWASANVIEQGAKAPGHVVNLGHGVNQYCDPRVLTHLVDFIHNYSGQSCG, translated from the coding sequence ATGGTTACTGGATTGACCCGCAACTCTCTGGTGATCAGAAATTATCTTGGGGAATACACTCGCACTCGCCCGGTGTGGTTTATGCGGCAAGCTGGTCGTTCACTACCGGAATATCGAGCAATCCGTGAGGGCACCAAAATGTTGGACTCGTGCCTAGACCCTCAACTTGCCGCAGAAATCACACTTCAGCCGGTACGTCGTCACGGCGTAGACGCAGCAATATTATTTTCTGACATTGTGGTACCAGTTCGTTTGGCCGGGGTGCCGATAACTATTGAACCAGGGGTAGGCCCAGTGTGCGCTACACCAATACGTAGCGCTAAAGACGTGGATCGACTACCCGAATTAGACCCTCAAATGGTTGCCCCGGTGGCCGAAGCCGCCAGAATCTGCGTCAGTGAACTAGGCGCTACCCCACTAATCGGTTTCGCCGGCGCGCCATTTACGGTGGCATCGTATTTGGTAGAAGGTCGCCCATCTCGAGGCTTGCCGATAACCCGACAGTTAATGCGTGACGACCCAAAAACTTGGCATCGATTGCTGAGTTGGGTGGCCAGATGCACCACCATTTTTTTACGGGAACAAGCAAAAGCTGGTGCTAGCGCTCTGCAGCTTTTCGATTCTTGGGCGGGACGTTTGAGTGTGGCGGAATATCGAGAATTCTCACTTCCTCACTCTGCCGAAGTACTAGAAGGGGTGGCCGATCTAGGTCTACCACGTGTCCATTTTGGCACCTGCACTCGTGATTTGTTGGTTGATATGCATGCTGCCGGTGCTGACGTTATCGGCGTGGCTAGTGATATCGGGTTAGCTACCGCTAATGAACTACTGGGTGCTCAAGTGCCGCTACAAGGAAATATCAACCCTCATTTACTCACCGGCGGCTGGGAAAGGCTGGCTTGGGCTAGCGCGAATGTCATTGAACAAGGCGCTAAAGCCCCTGGCCACGTAGTCAATTTAGGGCACGGGGTAAATCAATATTGCGACCCTAGAGTGCTAACTCACCTGGTTGATTTCATCCACAATTATTCGGGGCAATCGTGCGGGTAG